The genomic segment gaaacctggaccatctcttagttatgctgctatagaactagactgctgggggattttcctgtggtgcacgcacattcactctcacacactcagatatgaatatgactttttatatgtcattaaccttgtctctttctctccctagtttgtgtctttccttccttccctctctctctctctctgtattctcatcatgcaggttgcgggatcaagatccagttttcgaggctacccatatcatcaccattattattgtgctataattaaaaagtcgatatcattaactgtataaacttgtaacctgatacagttgttgtgtatctgctcctggtctctctctctcttctgtctctacctcatctccctcttgtcctttctctccccccctttctgtcccccacctctcctctgtcccccatttttccattcaccccaaccggtcgaggcagatgaccgcacatctctgagcctggttctgtcagagatttcttctatgtatgttatgatttggcgctatacaaataaaattgaattgaattgaattgaattgaattgaaaactATACCTTGGTCTCAATGGGAtaacctgtataaataaaacaaaaaaactggattaattaagaaaaagaGTAAATCATGTCCAGttggaaataatgaaaaattatattattaattatagcaaagtttatttaaagagcacaaaatcaaagaaagaaagaaaatttcaagaaactcttttttttttttaactcaaacaCATAAAATGCCTTTAATTTAATGGCATGGTCatattaaatcaattaaaacaaCTATGTGAGTGTACTGATGAGTTTTGGCCTGACTTTATTTGTACTTGGTTCGCATACAGGATTTTAAAAACCTAATCTGAGTCGAAGAAGTGCTTTTTCAAAGTTATAAAGTGCTttgcaagataaaaaaaatcaggggAATGTGTCATCTCTTAGTTGTTGGTTGACATTTGATATTCCTCGGCAGAAAAAAACTCAAACGCAAATAATCTATTTAGTTCAGTTTTCAGAATTAACTTATAACATCATACCCATAAGAAaccaaatacacacactacaGCTAACCTACTACTAAATTTCAAAGACACAGGATTCGTTTGACACACtctcattttatatataatgtgcatattaatacatataaactgtacacatacacattgtTATGTATTGTAAGTCTGCAGATTGAATGTTCATATCGTTGTCCCAGAACtatttcaaacatttaacacGGactatgtttgtcatttttgtgtctCCAGGAGATTTAATTTGCACGATGGAGGGTTAACGACTCATGTGTAGCTCTGCTGTCACAAGCAGAGGAGTTGTACAGCAGCCATGCATAAGGTATGAAGCACACAGACGCACGTTCACTCGTTCACCTTCATTGCTCATTCATCACTGCCGTGGCCAAGAAGAGCATGACAGCAGCAGATGTTGTACAGCATGATTTTCATTTTACTTGCTATGATGTACCGTCACTCCAAAaatcccaaaaacaaacaaactacagCAGCATTTACAGAGGAGTCTGGAGAGAAGTGGCACCAGTGTGAGGGTGAAGTCTTAGAAGGCTGACCAACTTGATTACTTCAGAATTAAGATGATTATGTGCTTATTCCTCTTTATAATTCATTTGTGTGCCAGTGCCTGTAAAGAGGCAAAAAGATGTGGCGAGTGTAATGTGATTAAAGGGGCAGTTCAGGCAGAGTTAAAGTCTCATACATCCGGCCCAAAGAGTCTAAACGGTTCCTGCTGGGCTGATCGAGGCAAAGCTTAAAGAGGCTGTGTGTCAAAAAATAAgtcaggggtctgcaacctttactatgaaatacatttaatctggagccacaaaaccCATTTCATccacaaaattaaaatattacatgTTAGCTTTTTCATACAGATGTATTATATTCAAAATAATGATAGTTTGTGGCattaagaactacaaaaaaacactgttgatgttttattagtggagaaaaaaaatactcaaaataataaaacttaTGTAGACCAAGTCCTTCCattgtttgtggaaaatgaattcaataaataaagcaataacTGGATTTCTGGTCCGAAAGGTCTATGAATCAGATTATGTGCGACTGCAACTAATGGTGTAAATATGCcagggagagagacactgtGTGTAGGTCAAAAGGTGAGTTGTCCTCGTATGAGCTTACAAGAAATGTGTATGAAGAGCAACAAATGTGAGCAACAATGTGAAAGTCACAAGAAATGTATATGATGAGAGCAACACATGTGTAGTTCAAAGGTGGATGTGTACGTGACCAAAGCCATAAAGGACATGGGAAACatggaaaatgttattttccatgaCATTAGTTAACATTGCTATAACGAATAAAGAGAAGAGAGATATTCACttccaaaatgtattaaatgctGCCATATACAAATAGTCACATGGGAATTATTTGTATATGGCAGGTCTAATCTagttctttatttataaagaacTAAAACTAAGAAAGACAAAATGACTACGTCAAACACCTTTAAAGAACAACATTTTACTCTATACCCGTAAGAACACTTGACAGTAAAATAAATTACAGGCTCTTCTGACTTCAGAATTACATAACCAACTTCTGATGTCAGCTTTTTAAGTGACACAAGTGTCAAAGTACAATCTTCTACTatatattctttaaaaaatcTTGAACACTTCTGATTTAAATCAAACTTAAAATAACAGTTAATAAACAGTAACTTACATGTATTGCATGATTTATTTATCCTTCCAAGACTCTGCACAAAACTGAACAAATGGCGTTCAGGTCAGATCTAATTTAATGGGAAAGTCAATGAAATCAATTTAATGatagataataataaatgaccAAAACATGAAATTTTTTTAGTTACGTGTAACTTCTTACAATTAAATCCAATTAGTATTTTGTGACTatgaattagtattttgtgcgcgTGTTTCACCTATTTCAGGGGAAAGAATTAGTGTTTCGTGGCCACAATTTAGTATTTTTATGCGCatgttttacctattttgtaggaacaaattagtagtTTGTGGCCATgaatcagagtttttttttcccctgtcatgtctggggcgccctaaaaaaaacaacaaatgaaaagggaattaattaattgaaagaaatttactttttaaaataaattcatacGGACAATACCATTGAAGGACTTTTTACAGTGCAAGATGTATCAGCTTTACCTGTCCCATATCTACACCAGTGGGTTTTACCATTATCGCACTGATGATCACAATGTGGTCACTCTCTGAAGGTGGTTTCTGTGAAACGATCTGAGGACACATTCGGGATGGACTGGGAGTGTTTTAGACCTGAACTTAGCAAGATCGGGTCACTCGGGATGTGTGTAAATATCCGGTTTGAATGGCATCTAAATTTCCAATTAGCATCTTTCATTGATTTTACTTTAAACTTGCACAAGACTTCCAATATGCCCAAAAAAGACGCTGATGTCAGGGAtaaaagcagagcagagacaaTGCTGGCAGGCAAAGAGTCTTTACTGTGAAAACAAGGCAAATAAACCAAGCAGGCAAAAGTACAAAGAGATGATGGGCAGTTGGCATCACAGTCAAGCATGCAGGCAAATCAAGAAGCAGGCGGGTATGGGTAAGGTCTTAGAGGTCCAGAGTGCTACAATTTGATTGACGAAAGTATGCTTGTATAAATGTatcattgctttaaaataaaagtagtttgttttttatagcCTTAGAAGTACTTTTTACTTCTTATATACTTTCAAATGCAGAAGAATGGCTCTGCTCACATGAACCTGATACATAAAGTAATAAGTGATAAGGacgaagcagagagagagagagagagagagagagggaaattgAAAGAATGTTAATATCATTTCTGGGatgcaaaggccactgtagtttcttaacaccatggaaccactgaatgcaaatatttgctttgcaCCAGATAAAACTTTTAGTGTCACATATGTGATGTCAAGTTACGGATGTGAGGTCAGGAGAACACTGGTTTTAGTTTTCGCCAAAGTGGACATTTTTCAGCTCGAGTGAATGGAGCGCCACCTGTCTCCTCGCATCCTCGCATTGACTTACTGCATGCCCTGCATGACCACAGCATAACATGCTTGTATGGAGCCCTAgacatgacatgaaaacaactCTTTAAATTGTGTTGAACCTTAAATAAAACTGTGACCTCTTATACATGTAATGTTATTGAAAATGCCCACGTGGCAATGATTGCAACTCTGTATTCcacatgtaatgtttttttttttttattacattattacagttCTAAGGTGGAAATACACAAGTATGGCATTGGTGGCTTATGGCTGACTCATGGTGTTTGTTGTATGGACACATTAAGGggatacttgtttttttttgcagtgtggtTAAAGGTAGTAAGTATTGACCACTGTCAGTGAGCACTACCTTTggacctcatacaaccacacaatccaaaaaaatgactttaaaagaCTTGTTAATTTTCCAAGATTTCGATTGTAGTGGGGTCTGTTATAGGGGAGGGTCAAAATATCTATTAGGTGAAATATTGTCATAAAAGAAATGCCTCATCCACGTTGaacacatagactttatgcaatttgttctctatgttgtgaataaatagaaaaatcctgaactatgattgtcttgcaatatattgattatcacagaatcgttatagtatcgtgatattattggtatcatggaccgtGTATCACATATCATGAGGTACCTTGTGATTCACACCCCGAGTCTGTGATGGGGTTATTCAGTATAGCAGCAATACCTACTGTTCTTTGATCATAATGTGCATTATGatcataacattttttttttccttatgtcAATTAAATGCCTTTTTTCATCATTGTCCATCACAACAATAGGAGAGTTTATCGTGGTTTATCAGCTCCTCTAAGCACCTCATATACAGAAGCTTTAGAGGTGGTTTGAAGTGGAGCAGTCCTCTGCTTGGCCTTCTCGTAGCTGTGATTGACACAAACAGGACctggctttctgctgtccggttTGGACTGTGAGTGTGAACTCCCAGACGAAAACTCTGCGAGCAGGCATGGGTGTGAGGTGGCAGATGTCGGGAGATGATAGGGGCTAAATCGCAACCAAGGTCGAGATCCGTGCACACAGTGGTTTCTGGAGAGAGATAAGGTTGCAGAAGAAGCGGGGAGAGCCGGGGCGACTGCAGCTGGGGCAGCCACGAAGCAGTACGGATATCCTCCATATGGTGACAGTGGGATTCCCTGcatgaaaaatacaaatgtttcctTAAAACAACTTGGATCACtatacttttcattgacagcaTTCACTTTTGTAGGTACACTTGTTCAAGTGCTTGTTATCTGTTGTTCACTGAGATGAGTATTTCAGACACTACTGATCTATTGGGATTTTtatgcacaaccatctctagtgTTTATAGAGGTTGGACAGAAACATATCAAGTGAGCAGTAGACAATCTTTTCTCTGGGTGAAAAAAGTagccttgttgatgccaaacATCTGGTTCATGATGATAGAAAGGCAATATTAACTCAAATGATCACTTGTTACACTCAAGGTAGGTGGAGTAGAAGACCATCACTGAAGTATGTCAGATCTTAAGCAGATAAATAAGACCTCAACTTGTGCCACAACTGCTACTTCATTAGCTGTCTTGTGTACCTATTAAAGTGGCTAAGCAtgctttttaaatacaaactgtTTCTAATTTTCCGTGGTCGGTCTGGTGTcatgaaatataaaaattaGGTAATAACAATAAGGCAATAACTATGTATTGGCTTCTAtgtattactaaaaaaaaatgtatggagCAATTTAAAGGGTCAGTTCATTCAAACGACAAAAAGACTATACATGTAGTTTTCGCTGTGATTAGTTTTCCCTGAAAGTCATTTCTACACTCAAGTGGCGTCAGATCTGAAGATGATCCTGAGCGACTAAGACATGCTTTCTGTAAAGTGCTTTCCATAATTTAGGACTCGCCATTACAAGACCACAAAAATGAACTGCATGATATCGACTCCCACTTTAGCGGGTTGATGATCCGAGAAGTGTCCGCTTAGATTTGTGCATTAGCCGAGCCATTGCCAATTATATTCACACGGTCCATTAAAATCCCAAGATGTTTAGATTGAGAAAATCCCTCCAAACGATGTCCTGAACTTCGTAACGTCTAACACATGTAGCTGGTTAAGTGGTTAAGttcaatatttaaatatgtgcatCATCAGCATATGTGTGCAGTCGAAAGGAAATTCAAGTTAAATGAAGCATAATgaaatgatatttaaaatgttttaaatgtccaaAGTGGCTGCCTtcgtacaaacactgctacttttactgttaatggCACAtctgttgtatttgtgtcaCAGTCAATCAGTTGTACACTGTTCAAGTTTCAACCAGAGACATGTTGCTTGActgtttgtgaataaaatacCTTATACGAGTgggtccatgttttttttctgacttctcaACTAAAATTCAATTGGGTGTCATCACTCCCAGTTTCTGATTTCCAGTGTAAATGGAATGCAACATTGTGCACAGACTCATTTCTTGACATAATCTATCATTATTTTGTTACCTTTTCTTCCCTGGAGGTATAAGCTCAAACTGTGCTGTTTTACTTAAAGGTTCTTGGTCAGTCTGTCTGCATTTTAACCGTAAGAGGAACCTTCTCTATACAGATGTATCTGTAATGAATACATACAAGAAGTTTTTTCTTCATGCACTGACCATAAACACCTTATTCCCTGCTTATCCCTGCAACATTTCCAAGACCCACCAGTGGGCCACATCCCATACTTTGGGAGTCTCTGCCCTTaaagtatactgtatgtagaatGTGTTGAGTGTTGCGTACTGTGCTCCTGCTGATTCGAACCTGAGATGCCAGCATGTGTTGTGACAGGTGAACCATGAAGGGAGATGCAGAGGTGATGCTTTGAAGAGTCAGCTCTCCACTTACTAGTTCATCCACTCCAGACAAAGAGGAAAATCGATGTGCTGTAGTCGTAGCGGGGAAAGCCTCTGGCTTCACTGTCAATTGTCCAGGGTGAAACAAAAAAGGCGCACCAAACTTCAGCAAGTGTTGCCTGTTTGCACCTGAAAAATCCAAAATCTGACGGTGACCACATCTGAGAGACGACAGGATGTCACCCATGTGCTCTATTGACGAGTCCCTCTTCATGGAGTACATATCATCTGATGTTCTGAACACTGTCCTTTCATTGGTTGCATCCTGGCAGTCATGACTCTTACTAAGAGCCGACCTGTTACGCAGTAGCTCCTCACTTCTCAGACTCGGAGCAGACGTATATCTATCCCAGGAACAGTTGGCTTCAGCAGTGTCCTCGCTTTGTTGATCACAATCCGAATCACACCCAGTGTTGTTCTCGTCTGTGTGGAGAAAagatcatttttaataaaatgtatttgaaagtaaaaactgcattttttgaACTATTGTTGAATGATGGGCCACACGATGGGGTAGTGGCTCGCGCTGTAGAGGTtgagtggacactctaaaatgacagtatgtgtgaatgtgacagtgaacggttgtttgcctgtgatggacagctgtcaatttaaaaaaaaaaagagaataattaATGGATGCATGTATCCTATAAATTGTACAATTACCAAACACATCTGAATATTGTaagaaagaaggaaacaaaataaacatacatgttaACACAGCCAACATCactcatatttacattttcttaatcCAACATTCATGTTTCAACATTCCTATATGGAAATATGTTCggaaaaaagtacaaatattatTTCTAATGTGCATTAGTAGCGTTGTGTATTTATAGAATCGATATTGATTCATTAGAAAAGGCATTTGTTCACACTGTAAATTCACGCACCGAAGCAGGATGGTGTGGACATCAGAGGGCTGCTGACCAGCTCCAGAGGGGAATAGATGGCATCACTCGTACTGCGTTGTTCACCCGAGTCGTCAGAATCGCCGCTGTCCTGCTCCGCTGTGCTTTGGCCCTCGTGCAGCACAGTTAGGTTTTCTTGTATGCTCCTGAACATCACACAGTTGTACTCAGGGTTAAAGGATAAGCCTGCATTTTTCACATGTGTGCCATTCTGATGTTTTTATATGAGGACGAAACACTTACCTCTTTTCTCGTTTCCCATTCCCTGTGTCTCTGAATCCTTTGGCAAAGGGATTGTTGTCGATTTTCAGCTGcgtaatctgataaaaaaaaagaagaagaaaaacgtaGCTGCacattataaaatacatttatgagTGGATATTTTTTCGATCTATTACGGCTTTATTAATGTTTCTGTAACActtacatataaatacatatcaaCTATGGAACAGAGAGTGAAATAAggtttgatgtgtgtgtatgtgtgtgtgtgagggcatTACCTTTTCATTCTGATAGGCAGTGACAGCGATGAACTCCATCTCTGGGAAAACATAAGTCCGGAACGTGCTGTACGGAAGCTTTATTATGTCGTTGGCTCTCACAATGTGAA from the Solea solea chromosome 4, fSolSol10.1, whole genome shotgun sequence genome contains:
- the LOC131458605 gene encoding T-box transcription factor TBX3-like; protein product: MREPVATAAAAMSYHPHLGAAQPSFLAALSLPDVAQSERYSSASDARRRADLRRQPQAAHPRSLTSLQLEPGSDDDPVVTLESKNLWDEFHKMGTEMVITRSGRRMFPPFKVTVDGLQESDKYIMLMDIVAVDECRYKFHNSRWKVAGKADPEMPKRMYIHPDSPSKGEQWMSKPVTFHKLKLTNNISDKRGFTVLNSMHKYQPRFHIVRANDIIKLPYSTFRTYVFPEMEFIAVTAYQNEKITQLKIDNNPFAKGFRDTGNGKREKRSIQENLTVLHEGQSTAEQDSGDSDDSGEQRSTSDAIYSPLELVSSPLMSTPSCFDENNTGCDSDCDQQSEDTAEANCSWDRYTSAPSLRSEELLRNRSALSKSHDCQDATNERTVFRTSDDMYSMKRDSSIEHMGDILSSLRCGHRQILDFSGANRQHLLKFGAPFLFHPGQLTVKPEAFPATTTAHRFSSLSGVDELGIPLSPYGGYPYCFVAAPAAVAPALPASSATLSLSRNHCVHGSRPWLRFSPYHLPTSATSHPCLLAEFSSGSSHSQSKPDSRKPGPVCVNHSYEKAKQRTAPLQTTSKASVYEVLRGADKPR